A genomic window from Streptomyces sp. 846.5 includes:
- a CDS encoding glycosyltransferase 87 family protein: MLGAALAVFALKVWLAATTHGTQDVRTFAQFAKVIGQVGPVGIYGVAHPAYDLYNHPPLTGDLLWVLQQLSRHGASFPLLIRLPATVADVFTSLLVFELVRGWRNSARLAMWAGIGAACSPVLVIISGFHGNTDPVFVMFVLLSVWLLTRRDLPLLAGLTFALALSIKVVPLVALPVVLLWALLRSRRTLLMFAGGLVAALAVIWGPSVALHWPAIRDNVLGYNGWSNPQWGLAPILSDLGLKSSDLHPLLDQLRTPVVAVSALLGMFLVWRRRDALAPAVGVSLACLLLLSTATGTQYLSWAVAALFIAEPWTAALYSLVAGVFLFKLYDAWTQGTWDVAKAIPWDAAQSQLGMLAWASLAVAVVCAVRSVLRNAVGRSPRGDRPTVSEDSLSASNRSAAESGSPASRH; this comes from the coding sequence GTGCTCGGAGCCGCCCTGGCGGTCTTCGCCCTGAAGGTATGGCTGGCGGCGACGACGCACGGGACCCAGGACGTCCGTACCTTCGCGCAGTTCGCCAAGGTCATCGGCCAGGTGGGCCCGGTGGGCATCTACGGGGTCGCGCACCCGGCGTACGACCTCTACAACCACCCGCCGCTCACCGGTGACCTGCTCTGGGTGCTCCAGCAGCTCAGCCGGCACGGCGCGTCGTTCCCGCTGCTGATCCGGCTCCCGGCGACCGTGGCCGACGTGTTCACCAGCCTGCTCGTGTTCGAACTGGTACGCGGCTGGCGGAACAGTGCCCGCCTGGCCATGTGGGCCGGAATCGGAGCGGCCTGCAGCCCGGTCCTCGTCATCATTTCGGGCTTCCACGGCAACACCGACCCGGTGTTCGTCATGTTCGTGCTGCTCTCGGTCTGGCTGCTGACGCGACGCGACCTCCCGCTGCTCGCCGGGCTCACCTTCGCCCTGGCCCTGAGCATCAAGGTCGTGCCGCTGGTCGCACTCCCGGTGGTGCTGCTGTGGGCACTGCTGCGCAGCCGGCGCACCCTGCTGATGTTCGCCGGCGGACTCGTCGCCGCCCTTGCCGTGATCTGGGGCCCGTCCGTGGCGCTGCACTGGCCCGCGATCCGCGACAACGTCCTCGGCTACAACGGCTGGAGCAACCCCCAGTGGGGCCTCGCCCCGATCCTCAGCGACCTGGGCCTCAAGAGCAGCGACCTGCACCCGCTGCTGGACCAGCTGCGCACCCCGGTCGTCGCCGTCTCCGCCCTGCTGGGCATGTTCCTGGTCTGGCGGCGCAGGGACGCACTGGCCCCGGCCGTGGGCGTCTCGCTGGCCTGCCTGCTGCTGCTGAGCACCGCCACCGGGACCCAGTACCTGTCCTGGGCCGTGGCCGCCCTCTTCATCGCCGAACCCTGGACCGCAGCGCTCTACAGCCTCGTCGCCGGGGTGTTCCTCTTCAAGCTCTACGACGCCTGGACCCAGGGCACCTGGGATGTCGCCAAGGCCATTCCGTGGGACGCCGCGCAGTCCCAACTCGGCATGCTCGCCTGGGCCTCGCTGGCCGTCGCGGTGGTCTGCGCGGTGCGCTCGGTGCTGCGCAACGCCGTTGGGCGGTCCCCGCGCGGGGACCGCCCAACGGTGTCGGAGGACTCGCTCAGCGCATCGAACCGCTCCGCAGCAGAGTCCGGATCACCCGCATCGCGACACTGA
- a CDS encoding NAD-glutamate dehydrogenase, with protein MQTQLDAAKAELLSKATVQGESGTEFGDGAGGALATYLKHYYLHTAPEDLLERDPVDVYGAAASHHRLAGRRPQGTAEVRVSTPTVEENGWSCGHTVVEIVTDDMPFLVDSVTNELTRQNRAIHVVIHPQLLVRRDITGRLLEILDADACSATGADLPKDALLESWMHVEIDRETDREDLRSIETDLRRVLGDVREVVEDWGKMRDGALRLADELGTEPPKELPAQEVEEAQELLRWLSDDHFTFLGYREYDLVQAEDGEDLLQAVPGTGLGVLRSDPRAHAHAGDTMASASFGRLTAPARAKAREKKLLVLTKANSRSTVHRPSYLDYIGVKKFDAQGNVVGERRFLGLLSAAAYTESVNRIPVVRRKVQRVVADSGFTVESHDARDLVQILETYPRDELFQTPADELLSVALSVLYLQERRKLRLFLRQDEYGRYFSALVYLPRDRYTTRVRLRLMDLLMKELSGTAIDYTAWNTESVLARLHFVVRVEPGSELPKLSDSDVERLEARLAEAARSWMDGFGEVLTRECGEERAAEASRRYANAFPDGYRADFTPATAVADLRQLETLTGPTDFRLNLYMPVDAAEGERRFKIYWVGRSVSLSEVLPVLQRLGVEVLDEHPYELRRSDSTVAWVYDFGLRLPADVATTVNEDARDRFQEAFAATWTGRAENDGFNSLVLRAGLTWRQAVVLRSYAKYLRQAGSTFSQDYVEDALTNNVHTTRLLVNLFEARLSPAHRSGGEELTDGIMEELDGALDQVVSLDEDRILRSFLTLIKATLRTNFFQRDSVTGEPHSYVSMKFDPQAIPELPAPRPAYEIWVYSPQVEGVHLRFGKVARGGLRWSDRREDFRTEVLGLVKAQMVKNTVIVPVGSKGGFVAKQLPDPTVDRAAWLAEGIASYKTFICGLLDITDNLMPEVGVIPPKDVVRHDGDDTYLVVAADKGTATFSDIANEVAQSYGFWLGDAFASGGSAGYDHKGMGITARGAWESVERHFRELGHDTQTEDFTVVGVGDMSGDVFGNGMLLSEHIRLVAAFDHRNVFIDPNPLAAASFAERKRLFDLPRSSWEDYDKSLISAGGGIFPRSAKSINITAQMRAALGIEPGVSRLTPAELMKAILLAPVDLLWNGGIGTYVKSTAENNTEVGDKANDAIRVNGADLRVKVLGEGGNLGATQLGRIEFASVGGPVGERTGGAVNTDAIDNSAGVDTSDHEVNIKILLNRVVTDGDLTVKQRNNLLAAMTDEVGAHVLENNYAQNVALANALAQAPSMLDVHSRMMRRLVAERQLNRALEFLPNGSQIRERAAAGRGLTQPELSVLLAYTKITLADEILASDLPDDAYLQGKLHRYFPEQLQQRFGEQIDAHALRREIITTVLVNETINRGGCTFAFRLKEETGATYEEIVRSHTAARAIFDLKGIWAQIEGLDNRVPAAVQTRMRLHSRRLVERATRWLLNNRRQPLDIAGTIEMFRERCNQVWSLLPELLRGSDRAWFDLVYGELAEAGVPAELAVRVAGLSSVFPTLDIVETADRSGQDVRTVAELYYDLADRLQISDLLDRIIELPRGDRWQSMARAAIREDLFAAHASLTADLLTHGDPGSTPEQRFEAWSQTNATLVNRARATLDDIRGAEAYDLANLSVAMRVIRTLLRSGSMR; from the coding sequence ATGCAGACCCAGCTGGACGCGGCGAAGGCCGAACTGCTCAGCAAGGCGACAGTCCAGGGAGAATCCGGGACGGAGTTCGGCGACGGAGCCGGCGGCGCTCTCGCCACCTACCTGAAGCACTACTACCTGCACACCGCCCCCGAGGACCTGCTCGAACGGGATCCGGTCGACGTCTACGGCGCCGCGGCCTCGCACCACCGCCTGGCCGGCCGGCGGCCGCAGGGCACCGCCGAGGTCCGGGTGTCCACCCCCACGGTCGAGGAGAACGGCTGGTCCTGCGGCCACACCGTGGTCGAGATCGTCACCGACGACATGCCCTTCCTGGTCGACTCGGTGACCAATGAGCTGACCCGTCAGAATCGCGCCATCCATGTGGTGATCCACCCTCAGTTGCTGGTCCGCCGTGACATCACCGGCAGACTGCTGGAGATCCTGGACGCCGACGCCTGCAGCGCCACCGGCGCGGACCTGCCGAAGGACGCCCTGCTCGAATCGTGGATGCACGTCGAGATCGACCGGGAGACCGATCGCGAGGACCTGCGCTCCATCGAGACCGATCTGCGCCGTGTCCTCGGTGACGTCCGCGAGGTCGTCGAGGACTGGGGCAAGATGCGCGATGGCGCGCTGCGCCTCGCCGACGAGCTGGGCACCGAGCCGCCCAAGGAGCTGCCGGCCCAGGAGGTGGAGGAGGCGCAGGAGCTGCTGCGCTGGCTCTCCGACGACCACTTCACCTTCCTCGGCTACCGCGAGTACGACCTGGTGCAGGCCGAGGACGGCGAGGACCTGCTGCAGGCCGTGCCCGGCACCGGTCTCGGCGTGCTGCGTTCCGATCCCCGCGCGCACGCCCACGCGGGCGACACCATGGCCTCCGCCTCCTTCGGCCGGCTGACGGCCCCGGCCCGTGCCAAGGCCCGTGAGAAGAAGCTGCTGGTGCTCACCAAGGCCAACAGCCGCTCCACCGTGCACCGTCCGTCCTACCTGGACTACATCGGCGTCAAGAAGTTCGACGCGCAGGGCAATGTCGTCGGCGAGCGCCGCTTCCTCGGCCTGCTCTCCGCGGCCGCCTACACCGAGTCGGTCAACCGCATCCCGGTGGTGCGCCGCAAGGTCCAGCGGGTCGTCGCCGACTCGGGATTCACCGTCGAGAGCCATGACGCCCGCGACCTGGTGCAGATCCTGGAGACCTACCCCCGCGACGAGCTGTTCCAGACCCCGGCCGACGAGCTGCTCTCGGTCGCGCTGAGCGTGCTCTACCTCCAGGAGCGCCGCAAGCTGCGGCTGTTCCTGCGCCAGGACGAGTACGGCCGCTACTTCTCCGCGCTGGTCTACCTGCCCCGGGACCGCTACACCACCAGGGTCCGGCTGCGGCTGATGGACCTGCTGATGAAGGAGCTCAGCGGCACCGCCATCGACTACACCGCCTGGAACACCGAGTCGGTGCTGGCCAGGCTGCACTTCGTGGTGCGGGTCGAGCCGGGCAGCGAACTGCCCAAGCTCTCCGACTCCGACGTCGAACGGCTGGAGGCCAGGCTCGCCGAGGCGGCCCGCTCCTGGATGGACGGCTTCGGCGAGGTGCTGACCCGCGAGTGCGGCGAGGAGCGCGCGGCCGAGGCGTCGCGCCGCTACGCCAACGCCTTCCCGGACGGTTACCGCGCCGACTTCACCCCGGCCACCGCCGTCGCCGACCTGCGCCAGCTGGAGACGCTGACCGGTCCGACCGACTTCCGGCTGAACCTCTACATGCCGGTGGACGCCGCCGAGGGCGAGCGCCGCTTCAAGATCTACTGGGTGGGCCGCTCGGTCTCGCTCAGCGAGGTGCTGCCGGTGCTGCAGCGCCTCGGCGTCGAGGTGCTCGACGAGCACCCGTACGAGCTGCGCCGCAGCGACTCCACCGTCGCCTGGGTGTACGACTTCGGCCTGCGGCTGCCGGCCGATGTCGCCACCACGGTCAACGAGGACGCCCGGGACCGCTTCCAGGAGGCCTTCGCCGCCACCTGGACCGGCCGGGCCGAGAACGACGGCTTCAACTCGCTGGTCCTGCGGGCCGGACTGACCTGGCGTCAGGCCGTGGTGCTGCGCTCCTACGCCAAGTACCTCAGGCAGGCCGGGTCGACCTTCTCCCAGGACTACGTGGAGGACGCGCTCACCAACAACGTCCACACCACCCGGCTGCTGGTGAACCTGTTCGAGGCCCGGCTGTCGCCGGCCCACCGCTCCGGCGGCGAGGAGCTCACCGACGGGATCATGGAGGAGCTGGACGGCGCCCTGGACCAGGTCGTCAGCCTGGACGAGGACCGCATCCTGCGCTCCTTCCTGACCCTGATCAAGGCCACCCTGCGGACCAACTTCTTCCAGCGCGACTCGGTCACCGGCGAGCCGCACTCCTACGTCTCGATGAAGTTCGACCCGCAGGCCATCCCCGAGCTGCCCGCGCCGCGCCCGGCCTACGAGATCTGGGTCTACTCGCCGCAGGTCGAGGGCGTGCACCTGCGCTTCGGCAAGGTCGCCCGCGGCGGGCTGCGCTGGTCGGACCGGCGCGAGGACTTCCGCACCGAGGTGCTGGGCCTGGTCAAGGCGCAGATGGTGAAGAACACCGTGATCGTGCCGGTCGGCTCCAAGGGCGGCTTCGTCGCCAAGCAGCTGCCCGACCCGACGGTGGACCGGGCCGCCTGGCTGGCCGAGGGCATCGCGTCCTACAAGACCTTCATCTGCGGTCTGCTGGACATCACCGACAACCTCATGCCCGAGGTGGGGGTGATCCCGCCCAAGGACGTGGTGCGCCACGACGGCGACGACACCTACCTGGTGGTGGCCGCGGACAAGGGCACCGCGACCTTCTCCGACATCGCCAACGAGGTCGCCCAGTCCTACGGCTTCTGGCTGGGCGACGCCTTCGCCTCCGGCGGCTCGGCCGGCTACGACCACAAGGGCATGGGCATCACCGCCCGCGGCGCCTGGGAGTCCGTCGAGCGGCACTTCCGCGAGCTGGGCCACGACACCCAGACCGAGGACTTCACCGTCGTCGGGGTCGGCGACATGTCCGGCGACGTCTTCGGCAACGGCATGCTGCTCAGCGAGCACATCCGGCTGGTGGCGGCCTTCGACCACCGCAACGTCTTCATCGACCCCAACCCGCTCGCGGCCGCCTCCTTCGCCGAGCGCAAGCGGCTGTTCGACCTGCCGCGCAGCTCCTGGGAGGACTACGACAAGTCGCTGATCTCGGCCGGCGGCGGGATCTTCCCGCGCAGCGCCAAGTCGATCAACATCACCGCGCAGATGCGGGCCGCGCTGGGCATCGAGCCCGGCGTCAGCAGGCTCACCCCGGCCGAGCTGATGAAGGCGATCCTGCTGGCCCCGGTCGACCTGCTGTGGAACGGCGGCATCGGCACCTACGTCAAGTCCACGGCGGAGAACAACACCGAGGTCGGCGACAAGGCCAATGACGCGATCCGGGTCAATGGCGCCGACCTGCGGGTCAAGGTCCTGGGTGAGGGCGGCAACCTGGGCGCGACCCAGCTGGGCCGGATCGAGTTCGCCTCCGTCGGCGGCCCGGTCGGCGAGCGAACCGGCGGCGCGGTCAACACCGACGCCATCGACAACTCCGCCGGCGTGGACACCTCCGACCACGAGGTGAACATCAAGATCCTGCTCAACCGGGTGGTCACCGACGGCGATCTGACGGTCAAGCAGCGCAACAACCTGCTCGCCGCGATGACCGACGAGGTCGGCGCGCACGTCCTGGAGAACAACTACGCCCAGAACGTCGCCCTGGCCAACGCCCTGGCCCAGGCGCCGAGCATGCTCGACGTGCACTCCCGGATGATGCGCAGGCTGGTCGCCGAGCGGCAGCTCAACCGGGCCCTGGAGTTCCTGCCCAACGGTTCGCAGATCCGCGAGCGGGCGGCGGCCGGGCGCGGGCTCACCCAGCCCGAGCTGTCGGTGCTGCTGGCCTACACCAAGATCACCCTCGCCGACGAGATCCTGGCCTCGGACCTGCCCGACGACGCCTACCTCCAGGGCAAGCTGCACCGCTACTTCCCGGAGCAGCTGCAGCAGCGCTTCGGCGAGCAGATCGACGCCCATGCGCTGCGCCGCGAGATCATCACCACGGTGCTGGTCAACGAGACCATCAACCGCGGCGGCTGCACCTTCGCCTTCCGGCTGAAGGAGGAGACCGGGGCGACGTACGAGGAGATCGTGCGCTCGCACACGGCGGCCCGGGCGATCTTCGACCTCAAGGGCATCTGGGCGCAGATCGAGGGCCTGGACAACCGGGTCCCCGCCGCGGTGCAGACCCGGATGCGGCTGCACAGCCGCCGCCTGGTCGAGCGGGCCACCCGCTGGCTGCTGAACAACCGGCGCCAGCCGCTGGACATCGCCGGCACCATCGAGATGTTCCGGGAGCGCTGCAACCAGGTCTGGAGCCTGCTGCCGGAGCTGCTGCGCGGCTCGGACCGCGCCTGGTTCGACCTGGTGTACGGCGAGCTGGCCGAGGCCGGGGTCCCGGCCGAGCTGGCCGTCCGGGTCGCCGGGCTGTCCTCGGTCTTCCCGACGCTGGACATCGTCGAGACGGCCGACCGCTCGGGCCAGGACGTCCGCACCGTTGCCGAGCTGTACTACGACCTGGCCGACCGGCTGCAGATCTCCGACCTGCTGGACCGGATCATCGAACTGCCCCGCGGGGACCGCTGGCAGTCGATGGCCCGGGCCGCGATCAGGGAGGACCTGTTCGCCGCGCACGCCTCGCTGACCGCGGACCTGCTGACCCACGGCGATCCGGGATCGACCCCCGAGCAGCGGTTCGAGGCCTGGTCGCAGACCAATGCCACCCTGGTCAACCGGGCCCGTGCCACGCTCGACGACATAAGGGGTGCGGAGGCCTACGACCTGGCGAACCTCAGTGTCGCGATGCGGGTGATCCGGACTCTGCTGCGGAGCGGTTCGATGCGCTGA
- a CDS encoding HAD family hydrolase has product MRAHIVWDWNGTLFDDVEVVVEASNAAFAAIDLAPLTVQQYREQYQVPVIGFYEQVMGRTPTAEEWLVMDARFHRHYETLRDSCGLTEGADDVLAGWSGSQSLLSMYAHDDLLPLVRRLGVDRHFIRVDGRTSTSGVSGKAEHLVRHLAAIQVEGVHPSRTVLIGDVVDDALAAAHVGAQAVLFTGGSHARSELERVGVPVADTLAQAVEYAQDLVKS; this is encoded by the coding sequence ATGCGCGCACATATCGTCTGGGACTGGAACGGCACGCTCTTCGACGACGTCGAGGTGGTGGTGGAGGCGAGCAACGCCGCCTTCGCCGCGATCGATCTGGCCCCGCTCACCGTCCAGCAGTACCGCGAGCAGTACCAGGTCCCGGTCATCGGCTTCTACGAGCAGGTGATGGGGAGGACGCCGACCGCCGAGGAGTGGCTGGTCATGGACGCCCGCTTCCACCGCCACTACGAGACGCTCAGGGACAGCTGCGGGCTGACCGAGGGGGCGGACGACGTCCTGGCCGGATGGTCCGGGTCGCAGTCGCTGCTGTCCATGTACGCCCACGACGACCTGCTCCCGCTGGTGCGCCGGCTGGGCGTGGACCGGCACTTCATACGCGTGGACGGGCGGACCAGCACCAGCGGTGTCAGCGGCAAGGCGGAGCACCTGGTCCGGCATCTGGCGGCGATTCAGGTCGAGGGCGTGCACCCGTCCCGGACGGTGCTCATCGGCGACGTGGTCGACGACGCGCTCGCGGCGGCGCATGTGGGCGCGCAGGCGGTGCTGTTCACCGGCGGTTCGCACGCCCGCTCGGAGTTGGAGCGGGTCGGTGTACCGGTCGCCGACACCTTGGCGCAGGCCGTCGAATATGCCCAGGACCTGGTCAAATCGTGA
- a CDS encoding bifunctional glycosyltransferase/class I SAM-dependent methyltransferase, translated as MSRSPIESPRIGVLVVAYNAESTLEKTLSRIPVDFRSRITEILIMDDASHDTTFLAGWRWSQQEDAPPTVVMRHTKNLGYGGNQKAGYRLAMERGLDIVVMLHGDGQYAPERLADMVAPIESGEADAVFGSRMMEDGGARRGGMPAYKYLGNRILTKVENGLLKTSLTEFHSGYRAYRVSTLAELLIDNNTDAFDFDTQIIVQLIDAGKKIVEIPIPTYYGDEICYVNGVKYAKDVVKDVLEYRLAQKGFGTCPWVPKPDEYAFKEGDGSSHAAILKLLKDMPPSKVLDLGCSGGLFAERVRAMGHQVTGVDYIEVEGVRERTDRFLVADLNNGLPDEVGDGYDLVVAGDVIEHLYRPERVLEEIRAVLRPGGQLLLSVPNIGHWYSRGRVALGGFDYDRRGILDETHLRFYSRASLRRAVRNAGYDLLELTSTGSPFVNFAGEGSKLTKIAGGISRTLVKARPTLFGYQFVARLTPHAERLLTAGDGDHVEELLLLQSARAAETGTS; from the coding sequence TTGTCACGCAGTCCGATCGAGTCCCCCAGAATCGGTGTCCTCGTCGTTGCCTACAACGCCGAATCGACGCTGGAGAAGACTCTCAGTCGTATCCCGGTCGACTTCCGGTCGCGGATCACCGAGATACTCATCATGGACGACGCCAGCCATGACACGACGTTCCTGGCCGGCTGGCGCTGGTCCCAGCAGGAGGACGCCCCGCCCACCGTGGTGATGCGGCACACCAAGAACCTGGGCTACGGCGGCAACCAGAAGGCGGGCTACCGGCTCGCCATGGAGCGCGGCCTGGACATCGTGGTGATGCTGCACGGCGACGGGCAGTACGCGCCCGAACGGCTCGCCGACATGGTCGCGCCGATCGAGTCCGGTGAGGCCGACGCGGTCTTCGGTTCGCGGATGATGGAGGACGGCGGAGCCCGCCGCGGCGGCATGCCGGCCTACAAGTACCTGGGCAACCGCATTCTCACCAAGGTCGAGAACGGCCTGCTGAAGACCAGCCTCACCGAGTTCCACTCCGGCTACCGCGCCTACCGCGTGTCGACCCTGGCCGAGCTGCTGATCGACAACAACACGGACGCCTTCGACTTCGACACCCAGATCATCGTCCAGCTGATCGACGCCGGCAAGAAGATCGTGGAGATTCCGATCCCCACCTACTACGGCGACGAGATCTGCTACGTCAACGGGGTCAAGTACGCCAAGGACGTGGTGAAGGACGTCCTGGAGTACCGGCTCGCCCAGAAGGGCTTCGGCACCTGCCCCTGGGTGCCCAAGCCCGACGAGTACGCCTTCAAGGAGGGCGACGGCTCCTCCCACGCCGCCATCCTCAAGCTGCTGAAGGACATGCCTCCGTCCAAGGTCCTGGACCTGGGCTGCTCGGGCGGCCTGTTCGCCGAGCGGGTGCGCGCGATGGGCCACCAGGTCACCGGCGTGGACTACATCGAGGTCGAGGGCGTGCGCGAGCGCACCGACCGCTTCCTGGTGGCGGACCTCAACAACGGTCTCCCGGACGAGGTGGGCGACGGCTACGACCTGGTCGTGGCCGGCGACGTGATAGAGCACCTGTACCGGCCGGAGCGGGTGCTGGAGGAGATCCGCGCGGTGCTGCGGCCGGGCGGGCAGCTCCTGCTCTCGGTGCCCAACATCGGCCACTGGTACTCGCGCGGACGGGTGGCCCTCGGCGGCTTCGACTACGACCGCCGCGGCATCCTCGACGAGACGCATCTGCGCTTCTACTCCCGCGCCAGCCTGCGCCGCGCGGTGCGCAACGCCGGCTACGACCTGCTGGAGCTGACCTCCACGGGCTCGCCCTTCGTCAACTTCGCCGGCGAGGGCAGCAAGCTCACCAAGATCGCCGGGGGGATCTCCAGGACCCTGGTGAAGGCACGGCCGACGCTGTTCGGCTACCAGTTCGTCGCCCGGCTCACCCCGCACGCCGAGCGGCTCCTCACCGCGGGCGACGGCGACCACGTCGAGGAACTGCTGCTGCTCCAGTCCGCGCGCGCGGCCGAGACCGGCACCAGCTGA
- the pruA gene encoding L-glutamate gamma-semialdehyde dehydrogenase — translation MDAVTQVPLPVNEPIHGYAPGSPERARIESRLGQLAGEYATLSMTVGGVQRMGGGERIEVVQPHHHSAKLGVLGNATREDVQLAVDAAVTAAPGWRELSFDDRAAVFLRAADLLAGPWRETIAAATMLGQSKTVQQAEIDAPCELVDFWRFNVHFARQILAEQPVSSPGVWNRSDHRPLEGFVCAITPFNFTAIAGNLPTAPALMGNTVVWKPSPTQTLSAWYTMRLLEEAGLPPGVINLVTGDGQALSQVALPHRDLAGIHFTGSTGTFQHLWRTVGANIAGYRGYPRLVGETGGKDFVVAHPSADPAVLRTALVRGAFEYQGQKCSAASRAYIPRSLWRLMKDDFLAEVRGLTAGDVTDFSSFMGALIDARAYEKNKNAIDRARNDHSLDIVAGGHCDDAIGYFVSPTVIVSTDPRHEIFSTEYFGPVLAVHVYEDGRWEQTLDQLESVAPYALTGAVIARDRTAIAAATQRLRFAAGNFYINDKPTGAVVGQQPFGGSRASGTNDKAGSAQNLLRWTSTRSVKETFVPPTDYRYPHML, via the coding sequence ATGGACGCTGTCACGCAGGTACCGCTGCCCGTGAACGAGCCGATCCACGGGTACGCCCCCGGCAGTCCCGAGCGGGCCCGGATCGAGTCGAGACTCGGTCAGCTCGCGGGGGAGTACGCGACGCTGTCGATGACGGTCGGCGGGGTGCAGCGGATGGGCGGCGGCGAGCGGATCGAGGTGGTCCAGCCGCACCACCACTCCGCCAAGCTGGGCGTCCTCGGCAACGCCACCCGCGAGGACGTCCAACTCGCCGTCGACGCGGCGGTCACAGCGGCCCCCGGCTGGCGGGAGCTGTCCTTCGACGACCGGGCCGCGGTCTTCCTCAGGGCCGCCGACCTGCTGGCCGGCCCCTGGCGGGAGACCATCGCCGCGGCCACCATGCTGGGCCAGTCCAAGACCGTGCAGCAGGCGGAGATCGACGCGCCCTGCGAGCTGGTCGACTTCTGGCGCTTCAACGTCCACTTCGCCCGGCAGATCCTGGCCGAGCAGCCCGTCAGCAGCCCAGGAGTGTGGAACCGCAGCGACCACCGGCCGCTGGAGGGCTTCGTCTGCGCCATCACGCCCTTCAACTTCACTGCCATCGCCGGGAATCTGCCCACCGCGCCGGCGCTGATGGGCAACACCGTGGTCTGGAAGCCCTCGCCCACCCAGACCCTCTCGGCCTGGTACACCATGCGGCTGCTGGAGGAGGCCGGGCTGCCGCCCGGTGTGATCAACCTGGTGACCGGCGACGGGCAGGCGCTGTCGCAGGTCGCGCTTCCGCACCGGGACCTGGCCGGGATCCACTTCACCGGTTCGACCGGGACGTTCCAGCACCTGTGGCGGACGGTCGGCGCCAACATCGCCGGCTACCGCGGCTACCCCCGGCTGGTCGGCGAGACCGGCGGCAAGGACTTCGTGGTCGCGCACCCCAGCGCGGATCCGGCGGTGCTGCGCACCGCGCTGGTCCGCGGTGCGTTCGAGTACCAGGGGCAGAAGTGCTCCGCGGCCTCGCGCGCCTACATCCCGCGCAGTCTGTGGCGGCTGATGAAGGACGACTTCCTGGCCGAGGTGCGCGGCCTGACCGCGGGTGACGTCACCGACTTCTCCAGCTTCATGGGGGCGCTGATCGACGCCCGCGCCTACGAGAAGAACAAGAACGCCATCGACCGGGCGCGCAACGACCACAGCCTGGACATCGTGGCCGGCGGCCACTGCGACGACGCCATCGGATACTTCGTCAGCCCCACGGTGATCGTTTCCACGGACCCGCGTCATGAGATCTTCTCGACCGAGTACTTCGGACCGGTCCTGGCGGTGCACGTCTACGAGGACGGCCGCTGGGAGCAGACCCTGGACCAGTTGGAGTCCGTCGCCCCCTACGCCCTGACCGGCGCGGTCATCGCCCGGGACCGGACCGCGATCGCGGCGGCGACGCAGCGGCTCCGCTTCGCCGCGGGCAACTTCTACATCAACGACAAGCCGACCGGGGCAGTGGTCGGCCAGCAGCCCTTCGGGGGTTCGCGGGCCTCCGGCACCAACGACAAGGCGGGGTCGGCCCAGAACCTGCTGCGCTGGACCTCGACCCGGTCCGTCAAGGAGACGTTCGTGCCGCCGACGGACTACCGCTACCCGCACATGCTCTAG